One Lachancea thermotolerans CBS 6340 chromosome F complete sequence DNA window includes the following coding sequences:
- the VPS34 gene encoding phosphatidylinositol 3-kinase VPS34 (similar to uniprot|P22543 Saccharomyces cerevisiae YLR240W VPS34 Phosphatidylinositol 3-kinase responsible for the synthesis of phosphatidylinositol 3- phosphate; forms membrane-associated signal transduction complex with Vps15p to regulate protein sorting; similar to p110 subunit of mammalian PI 3-kinase) — translation MSFKSVTFCVSNEVELPLQVKIDSLEGVKPLLTASQKLTEPSLSQRASNVAPNSDMFVSVQVFDRETLRNLTIPVYTPYVPFKNARKWDLWLTLPITIDQLTSNSILRIILWEFEGDNEVEFFTIETSLYKEDSKTLKRGTESFRFQYDEPNSGALELDPAKELVNNYRKGEIKAVTWLDELTLQQLGKTNRKKRLPKGIFILNIEYPLYELPVVYSEKVSAKTQKNVPNFHNFELSNDVQISRQEPQAKLSLGGPAQSTLKFYDPDQFNIDPIEEKFRRLERATTNSNFEKELKPDAKKRDILNKIISYPPGSSLTAHEKGLVWKYRYYLMNNKKALTKLLQSASLTEENERKEVLQMVDSWAEIDIEDAIELLGPAYRNLSLRSYAVNRLKKASDNELELYLLQLVQAVCFESCSPLSDKTASEFTIVDVAQSGAAANPLPEFEQINESSSLNSTESISAGHSSVLISPLAEFLIRRAIKNSRLGNFFYWYLKSESEGNSYLVHILESFTSRLPSDKRVKLEHQIKFISMLEKFCQEVKNVRDTTPKKLELLINLISTKLRPFLRATPVELPLDPDFTLTDVVYEGCKIFKSSLSPIKIVFETKQNVPYSLMFKVGDDLRQDQLVVQIITVMNELLKNENVDLKLMPYKILATGAKEGAIQFIPNDTMANILSKHHGILPFFRAHHPSPTNELGVQEWVMDNFVKSCAGYCVITYILGIGDRHLDNLLITPDGNFFHADFGYILGQDPKPFPPLMKLPPQIIESFGGAESQNYNKFRSYCFVAYSILRRNANLILNLFELMKTSDIPDIKIDPDGAMLKVKEKFCLDMSEEEAIIHFQNLINASVNALLPLVIDRLHNLAQYWRT, via the coding sequence ATGTCTTTTAAAAGTGTGACTTTCTGCGTCTCAAATGAAGTAGAGTTACCGCTACAGGTCAAAATTGATTCTTTAGAGGGAGTGAAGCCTCTTCTGACTGCCTCTCAAAAGCTGACTGAACCCTCGCTTTCTCAAAGAGCATCAAATGTAGCTCCTAACAGTGATATGTTTGTATCTGTTCAGGTATTCGATAGAGAAACGCTGAGAAATTTGACCATTCCAGTTTATACGCCATATGTTCCCTTTAAGAACGCTCGCAAATGGGATTTATGGCTTACTTTACCCATTACAATCGATCAGTTAACTTCCAACAGCATACTTAGAATCATATTGTGGGAATTCGAGGGTGACAATGAGGTGGAGTTTTTCACCATTGAGACTTCTCTGTACAAGGAGGATAGTaagacattgaaaaggGGGACTGAGTCTTTCAGGTTCCAATATGACGAGCCAAATAGTGGTGCACTCGAACTAGACCCTGCAAAAGAACTTGTTAACAATTACAGGAAAGGTGAGATCAAAGCTGTTACCTGGCTTGACGAGCTAAcgcttcaacaacttggaaaaaCGAACAGAAAAAAGAGACTTCCGAAGGGCATCTTCATCTTAAACATAGAATATCCTCTTTACGAACTTCCAGTTGTTTACTCAGAGAAAGTTTCTGCAAAAACTCAGAAGAATGTACCAAATTTCCATAATTTCGAATTGAGTAACGATGTTCAAATATCGCGGCAAGAGCCCCAAGCTAAGTTGTCTCTGGGCGGCCCTGCGCAATCAACCCTCAAGTTCTATGATCCTGATCAGTTCAATATCGATCCCATCGAGGAAAAGTTCAGAAGGCTTGAGAGAGCGACCACGAATTcgaactttgaaaaagagctaaAACCTGATGCTAAGAAAAGGGACATTCTCAATAAGATCATAAGCTACCCTCCGGGGAGCAGTTTGACTGCACACGAAAAAGGGCTAGTGTGGAAATACCGTTATTACTTAATGAACAACAAAAAGGCTTTGACAAAGCTGTTGCAAAGTGCCAGCTTAACTGAAGAGAATGAGCGGAAGGAGGTGCTGCAAATGGTTGACTCCTGGGCAGAAATTGACATTGAAGATGCAATCGAGCTTTTAGGACCCGCCTACCGAAACTTATCTCTCCGCTCTTACGCAGTTAACAGGCTCAAGAAAGCCTCGGACAATGAGCTAGAACTCTATCTATTACAGCTTGTTCAAGCagtttgttttgaaagctgctCGCCCCTTTCGGACAAAACAGCGAGCGAATTCACCATCGTAGATGTCGCTCAAAgtggagctgctgcaaaCCCCTTACCAGAGTTCGAACAAATTAACGAATCATCTTCTCTCAATAGTACCGAAAGCATCTCAGCAGGACACAGTTCGGTACTCATTTCACCTCTGGCAGAATTTCTGATTCGGCGTGCTATCAAGAATTCTAGACTTGGTAACTTTTTCTACTGGTATCTCAAATCTGAATCCGAAGGGAACTCCTACTTGGTACACATTCTTGAGAGCTTCACGAGCCGCTTGCCTAGTGATAAGCGCGTGAAGCTGGAACACCAGATAAAGTTTATCTCAATGCTCGAAAAGTTTTGTCAAGAGGTAAAGAACGTGCGGGACACGACCCCCAAAAAACTAGAGCTTCTGATTAACCTAATATCAACTAAGCTGAGACCATTTTTGAGAGCAACACCTGTGGAGCTGCCACTAGATCCTGATTTCACATTGACGGACGTGGTTTATGAGGGCTGTAAGATattcaaaagttctttatcTCCAATTAAGATCGTCTTCGAGACCAAGCAAAACGTTCCATACTCTTTAATGTTCAAGGTTGGTGATGATTTAAGGCAGGACCAGTTAGTAGTCCAGATTATTACAGTGATGAATGAGCTTCTGAAGAACGAAAATGTCGATCTAAAGCTCATGCCTTACAAGATTCTTGCTACTGGCGCAAAAGAAGGTGCCATTCAATTCATCCCGAATGACACGATGGCCAATATTTTAAGCAAGCACCACGGAATTTTGCCTTTCTTCCGTGCCCACCACCCTTCCCCCACGAATGAGCTCGGCGTTCAGGAATGGGTGATGGATAACTTTGTGAAGTCTTGTGCTGGATACTGTGTTATTACATATATCTTAGGGATTGGCGACAGGCACTTAGACAATTTGTTGATAACGCCTGATGGTAATTTCTTCCACGCCGATTTTGGATACATTCTTGGGCAAGATCCAAAACCTTTCCCGCCTTTAATGAAACTACCTCCACAAATTATCGAATCCTTTGGTGGTGCTGAATCCCAGAACTACAACAAATTTAGAAGCTACTGCTTCGTCGCATATTCGATCTTGCGGAGGAACGCCAACCTTATACTGAATCTATTCGAGTTAATGAAAACATCAGACATTCCAGATATAAAGATCGACCCAGATGGTGCCATGCTCAAAGTCAAGGAGAAGTTTTGCCTAGATATGtcggaggaagaagcaatCATCCATTTTCAGAACCTAATTAACGCCAGCGTGAATGCGCTCTTACCTCTTGTTATTGATCGTCTCCACAACCTAGCACAATACTGGAGAACGTGA